From the genome of Marinobacter sp. F4206:
CGAACCCGCGACGGCGAGGATCGCTGGGCCAACATCTCGCTGCACACCGTGTACGATGCCGACGGCGAGCCGGCCCACCTGGAAGGCACCTGCATCGACGCTACCGAAAGCCACCAGCGCCAGCGCATTGAGCGTGAACGGGAGCAGGAACGGCTGGAAAAGGAGTTGGCCCGCAACTCGGCCGAGGCCAAGAGCCAGTTCCTGGCGAACATGAGCCACGAGATCCGGACGCCGCTGGCGGCCATTATCGGCTATGGCGAGACCCTGCTGGATCCGGATCTGAACGAACAGGAAAAACACAGCAGCGCCGAAACGGTGGTCCGGAGCGGGCGCCACCTGCTGGATCTGGTCAACGACATACTCGATCACTCCAAGATCGACGCCAACAAGCTCGACGTGGATGTGGTGTCGGTCAATCTGCCGGAACTGCTGGACGAGATTCGGGCCTTCTTCGCCCCTCGGGCCCGGGAAAAAGGGCTGGATTTCAGCATCATCTGTGAATACCCGCTGCCCGAACAGGTGCTCACCGATCCGACCCGGTTCCGGCAGATCATCATTAATCTTTGTGGAAACGCGCTTAAATTCACCGAAAAGGGCTCGATCTCCCTGGTGATTCGCTGTGACCGTGAGCAGGAAAAGCTGATCGCCCGGGTCGTCGACACCGGCATCGGCATGAAGCCGGAGCAGCTGGGGCGGCTGTTTGATCCGTTTGCCCAGGGCAGTGCCGCCATCTCCCGCCAGTACGGTGGCACCGGCCTGGGGCTGAGTATCTCTCGCCGGCTCGCCGAAATGCTGGGTGGCAGCATCCACGTTAACAGCACCTATGGCGAAGGCAGTGAATTCGAGCTGTCGATCCGCACCGGGTCACTGGCGAATGTCCATTTTCTGCGGGATGCCTCCGAACTGAGTCAGCGCCGGCGCGCCATTCCGATGGTGGTGGCGCCGCGTCTGAGCGGGCGTATCCTGTGTGCGGAAGACAACGAGACCAACCGACGCCTGGTGTCGCTGCTGGTGTCCCGGACGGGCGCCGAACTGATCCACGTTGGCAACGGTGCGGAAGCTCTGGATCTGGCGCTGCGCGATACCTTTGATCTGATCCTGATGGATATCCAGATGCCGGTCATGAACGGCCGGGATGCGACCGCGGCACTGCGGGAAGCCGGCGTTAACACCCCGGTGATCGCACTGACCGCCAACGTCATGTCCGAGGACATTGCCGACTACCGGCTGGCGGGCTGCAACGAGCACCTGGCCAAGCCCATCGACAAGCAGCGATTTTACGAGATGCTTGCGCGTTACCTGACGGTTGAGGCCGACCAGGGCAATGGCCCGGACCGGTCGTTCAGTGGCCGGATTCTGGTGGCGGAGGACAATGACGACAACCGCCGTCTGGTGGAGCGGATGCTGGGCCGACAGGGGCTGGAGGTGCTGTCCGTTGCCAGTGGCGAGGATGCGGTGCGCCGCGCTCTGTCCGAAACCGTCCAGCTGGTGCTGATGGACAGTCACATGCCCGGCATGGACGGGGTCGACGCTACCCGCTTGCTGCGCCAGACCGGTTTTCGGCGGCCGATCATCGCCTTTACCGCCGGCGATCAGAAGGAAACCGATGCCCTCCTCGAGGCCGGCTGTGACGGTGTGCTGGACAAACCAATCGACCAGCCCCACCTGCAGGCGTTGCTGGATCGTTTTCTGCCGCGACGGGCCGGTAGCCGGCCGGACGATGACGAGGATGACGAAATTGAACGCCTGGTGCCGCAGTTCCTGGACAGCCTTGAGGGGCGCCGGGAACGAATGGCGGTGGCCTGGTCGGAAAGAGATACCGAATCCCTGAAATCCGAGGCGCATCAGATCAAGGGCACCGCGGGCGCCATGGGATACCCGGCGATGACCCGGCAGGCGGGCTCGCTGGAGGCGCTGCTGAAGACCGATAGCCCGGACTGGGATCGGGTTCGCGGCGAACTCGATACCCTCAATGACATGATAGATCGCGCGCGCACCGCGGCAGCGACCTCGACATGATCGTGACCATAAGAATAACGACAGGAACAGGCCAATGACTGACAGCCAACCCCGCAATGAGCAGTACACCCTCAGCATGATGTACGGGACTTACGCCGATATCCTGTTCGTGCTGTTCCCGTTTCTGGTGATTGGTATGCAGCGGCTCTGGGAGGGCCGGCTCTATGAAACCCTGATGCGTCCGGATCTGAGCATTGCCGCGGCCATTCTCGCCGGTCTGGCGATCGGCAAGTTCGTACTGGGGCTGGTGACCAATCGGGATCTGGGTCGTTACAAGGAGCGGATTGTTTTTTTCATTGCCCTGACCCTGTTCCTGGTGCTGGGGCCGTCGATTATCCTCATGCTGAGCATCATGGGGAGTGCCGAGGTTCCCGGGTTTGTGGCCTTCGTTCAGCCGATTCTGCTGATCATTGCCATTTCCCTGTATTCGACGGCGGTGAGCATCAGCAACATCCTGGTTCGGGCCGGTGCTGAAGAGCCGACATCCGAAGCTGGCTCCGGCGACAGCACGTCTGACGCTGAACGGCCTAAGGCGCCGCGTCCGGCGCCATTGGATCTGCCCAGGCGAACCGGTAATGATTCCCTGTGAGGGTACTGCGATAATGACCGGAGACACGAGCATGACAGGAGACAATCAATGAGTGACCTCAGGGTTCTGGTGGTGGAAGACGAGCCGGTCATGAGGGAGAGACTGGTCGAGATGCTTTACCGGGCCGGTGCGACTCAGGTGTTCGAATGTGTGGATGCGGCGTCAGCGCGGGCTGCGTTTGCGGATCAGGAGTACCAGATTATCCTGCTGGACCTGGGGCTGCCGGATGGTGATGGTCATGAACTGATGCAGGCGTTCAAGAAGGTCCGTGCGGAGCAGCACATTGTTCTGGTGACGGCGGACGACTCCATCGACAGCATTCAGCGGGCGATCAGTACCGGTGCCAACGGCTATGTCGTCAAACCCTATTCCCAGGAAAAGATCCACGACGTGGTGAACAACTATGCCATGGTCCATGGTGGTGATATGGCCATGATGCAGGGCCTGAACCGGCGCCATTGACCGGTTGAGGCCCTGTCCGGCAGTGCCGGAATCAAGGAGGGGCGTCAGGCAACCTGGCGCGCGATCCAGGAGTTGTAACGGGTTGCCAGGGCACGGACATAGCGGGCCTCGGCGCCATCCAGGTTGCCCAATACACCTTTGAAGATCCAGCCACGCTCGTAGAGGCCAAGCACCCGCTGCTCGTCATCCAGATTGACGCGCTGATTCAGTTTTTTGCAGATTGCATCCAGCAGCGGCAGCTTTTCGGGGCGCTTGAGAGGGCCCTGGCGACCGGCTAGGGGCTGGTTCGCTGCGCGTGTAGTCGGATGTCTTTTCATGATGTTCTCCTTGTCGTTTTGCGGCTGCAAAAACAAAAACCCCGGAGCCTAGGCAACCGGGGTTTGGCGGAGAAGCTGACCCGGTCGCTGCAATGGCTCCCGGGACTGACCGAAAGCCGTTAGATATCTTTCACCATGGCGCGCGCAGATTGCGTAACTCGGCAATCTTGGGCGGTGCTCAATCGGGACTGTGAAATTATTCCGGTCATAACGGCTCTTTCTTGGTTCGGTTCCGGCATCAGTGTATCGGTTGGCTGGCGCTTTGCAAGCGCAGGAGCGCTTCGGCAAACCCGTACAGACGGCTCTGTCTGGAATGCGCATAATTTCTCTTGTCACGTGTTTTTACGTTGTGCAATCCATGGCTTCTGCCGCGCCAGAAGCCTCATGGATCTCTCCTTTCTACGCAGCCCCTTGGGCTGCGTTTTTTTTGCGGTAGTGGAAAGCTCGTAGCCACTACTTCGTACAGATCTCCGGCGGCATTTTGACGATAATTTGCACACTAACTTATCGTTGATGTCACCAGACACAGAGGTTGAAACCCAAGCAAATGGCCGACAAAGCCGGATCTGTACGCAACAAATTCCGTTTCCACATTTTCGTTGAAGCCGCCCTGATTGCCGTTCTGGCCTTCTACATGCTGATCGCGCAGAACCAGGCGGTGGGCGAAAATCTCGTCTTTACTGTCGCCGGCGCAGGCCTGATGGCCCTGGTCACTTACTGGACGCTGAATACCTTGCGGGACGGGCTGGAAGTGATTGCTATGCGGTCTCGCCGCTCCGGGGCCTGATCTTTTCCCAGGTTTTATGAAGGATAAGGGCATCGTTGGCGGCCCTGTGCACCGGTAATCCCAGTTCAGTGATCACCTGCTGACGAACACCCGACCATTCCCGGACCTGGGGCGTGTCGAGCAGCACCGAAATGGATTCCAGCTGAAAGTCCGGGCGCACCCTGGCCGCGCGGAACAGCCGGTGGAGCCAGAAGCTGTCGAAGGTCCAGGCATCGCAGAAAACCTGCCCCGGCAGTAACTCGTTCAGATGGAGCGCCACTTCCCGCACGGAAGAGCCTTCTGCTTCCAGTGTCGTGCGTGAAATCCCGTGGATGCGCTCGGCGCTCTCGGACCAGTCCTGCCACAGAACATGGGGTGCAATGAGCCAGCTGTGCAGCGTACCATCCGGCATGCAGATGCCTACCTCGATCGGGTAGCTCGCAATCAGGTCGAGGCTCGAGGCTTCAAAATCGATGAATGCCGGGCGGATGTCAGTGGTCATTGGCTCAGTGTAGTCGATGTGTTGTTTTTCGCTGAGTTTACCCGCCCCGGTCCCGGGACGCGAACCCAACCTGTGCGTGCACT
Proteins encoded in this window:
- a CDS encoding response regulator, with translation MRQRNHPASTAVARSLLALLLVLTALVPAAAGAQEACREGDLVLSSGIGSVRDLGNCIWYLEDPDQQLTFNEVKDRGLNAFTRHEGGVLNFGYTESAYWTRFDIRTRGTASDTDWILELALPLVDDVRLYLVRGGELVQQSRTGYLDNWADRDLAVPNPTFRLSLAPEAVNTVYLRITNTNTFRLPISLWHPDSYIEKVSVDEVVRGILLGAVVAILAYNLFVAVSVRERSNIYYVLYLVCAAIFIVTEQVHGIQLLDSRPALFNKEYLHFQIIMTWFWGLLMARHLLETRERSADLDQVLRLCLYAVVTTFVLSLFLPYHVAMEWIVIGSVVLSLVLIVVSYLSWRYYNPAARAYFFAWTLALVGFGVYALTVMGFLPLNTLTNYSPQIGLTLQIILFSFALADRIKQVQGEALGWSQRALSNLQRYQSLFDNAIEGVFQMSPDRRFITANPAMAELMGYNSSRELLQRNPDVLETCIADDRLRRLVVQQLEARGTVKGIEARYRTRDGEDRWANISLHTVYDADGEPAHLEGTCIDATESHQRQRIEREREQERLEKELARNSAEAKSQFLANMSHEIRTPLAAIIGYGETLLDPDLNEQEKHSSAETVVRSGRHLLDLVNDILDHSKIDANKLDVDVVSVNLPELLDEIRAFFAPRAREKGLDFSIICEYPLPEQVLTDPTRFRQIIINLCGNALKFTEKGSISLVIRCDREQEKLIARVVDTGIGMKPEQLGRLFDPFAQGSAAISRQYGGTGLGLSISRRLAEMLGGSIHVNSTYGEGSEFELSIRTGSLANVHFLRDASELSQRRRAIPMVVAPRLSGRILCAEDNETNRRLVSLLVSRTGAELIHVGNGAEALDLALRDTFDLILMDIQMPVMNGRDATAALREAGVNTPVIALTANVMSEDIADYRLAGCNEHLAKPIDKQRFYEMLARYLTVEADQGNGPDRSFSGRILVAEDNDDNRRLVERMLGRQGLEVLSVASGEDAVRRALSETVQLVLMDSHMPGMDGVDATRLLRQTGFRRPIIAFTAGDQKETDALLEAGCDGVLDKPIDQPHLQALLDRFLPRRAGSRPDDDEDDEIERLVPQFLDSLEGRRERMAVAWSERDTESLKSEAHQIKGTAGAMGYPAMTRQAGSLEALLKTDSPDWDRVRGELDTLNDMIDRARTAAATST
- a CDS encoding response regulator, whose protein sequence is MSDLRVLVVEDEPVMRERLVEMLYRAGATQVFECVDAASARAAFADQEYQIILLDLGLPDGDGHELMQAFKKVRAEQHIVLVTADDSIDSIQRAISTGANGYVVKPYSQEKIHDVVNNYAMVHGGDMAMMQGLNRRH